In Bosea vestrisii, the following are encoded in one genomic region:
- a CDS encoding extracellular solute-binding protein yields MRGFRGLVLGVLMSVGAIAGARAQAVEIEYWQYVFDARIKAMNELIKRFEAANPGIKVKHTTFPYADYQTKIAAAVPAGQGPDVVQLYYGWLDNFVGAKFIQPLPRDAFPHDVIEKEFYPIVQTMKRGGEYYGLPTAVRTLALFYNKKLFQEAGLDPNKPPQTLDEYLEVAKKTVKRDATGNMLSAGAVIDMPGQDLHWWREVLLRQMGGKPYSDDNKTIAYDSEAGAKALNWYADLQRVHKVGQAGFMDEGQAAFRAGRAAMTVDGSFRLGAFGGIKNFEWGVTELPASADGKRSNFASYWVNAITGKPTGAKLEAAKKFMAFTTSPEAMQVWLDMVGELPARKAAAETEKNLSHPIYGPFLKALNYSQATVFVDELAQRQVGLDMANRVFIQNQDAKASLAEAAKAEQAILDRFYKK; encoded by the coding sequence ATGCGCGGCTTTCGCGGACTGGTTCTGGGTGTGTTGATGTCGGTCGGCGCCATTGCCGGCGCGCGCGCCCAGGCGGTCGAGATCGAGTACTGGCAATATGTGTTCGACGCCCGCATCAAGGCGATGAACGAGTTGATCAAGCGCTTCGAGGCCGCCAATCCCGGCATCAAGGTCAAGCACACGACCTTCCCCTATGCCGACTACCAGACCAAGATCGCCGCCGCCGTCCCGGCCGGCCAGGGGCCGGACGTCGTGCAGCTCTATTATGGCTGGCTCGACAATTTTGTCGGCGCCAAGTTCATCCAGCCGCTGCCGCGCGACGCCTTCCCGCACGACGTGATCGAGAAGGAATTCTACCCGATCGTCCAGACGATGAAGCGCGGCGGCGAGTATTACGGCCTGCCGACCGCGGTCCGCACGCTCGCGCTGTTCTACAACAAGAAGCTGTTCCAGGAGGCCGGGCTCGACCCGAACAAGCCGCCGCAGACGCTCGACGAGTATCTCGAAGTCGCCAAGAAGACGGTGAAGCGCGACGCCACCGGCAATATGCTCTCGGCCGGCGCGGTGATCGACATGCCCGGCCAGGACCTGCACTGGTGGCGCGAGGTGCTGCTGCGCCAGATGGGCGGCAAGCCCTATTCCGACGACAACAAGACCATCGCTTATGACAGCGAGGCCGGCGCCAAGGCGCTGAACTGGTATGCCGACCTGCAGCGCGTCCACAAGGTCGGCCAGGCCGGCTTCATGGATGAGGGCCAGGCCGCCTTCCGCGCCGGCCGTGCCGCGATGACGGTCGACGGCTCCTTCCGCCTCGGCGCCTTCGGCGGCATCAAGAACTTCGAATGGGGCGTGACCGAGCTGCCTGCGAGCGCCGACGGCAAGCGCTCGAACTTCGCCAGCTACTGGGTCAACGCCATCACCGGCAAGCCGACCGGCGCCAAGCTCGAAGCCGCCAAGAAGTTCATGGCCTTCACGACCTCGCCGGAAGCGATGCAGGTTTGGCTCGACATGGTCGGCGAGCTTCCCGCCCGCAAGGCGGCGGCCGAGACCGAGAAGAACCTTAGCCACCCGATCTATGGCCCGTTCCTCAAGGCGCTGAACTATTCGCAGGCGACGGTCTTCGTCGACGAGCTGGCGCAGCGCCAGGTCGGCCTCGACATGGCCAACCGGGTGTTCATCCAGAACCAGGACGCCAAGGCCTCGCTCGCCGAAGCGGCCAAGGCCGAGCAGGCAATCCTCGACCGCTTCTACAAGAAGTGA
- a CDS encoding endonuclease/exonuclease/phosphatase family protein, with the protein MLEFEGRGLRRIRALRPPQMSSWTREAVGQQALASAPPAAELRVASYNIHKAVGRDRRFDPDRIIEVLRQIDADVVALQEADQRFGERSGLLDLARLERRTGLKPVPVQSAWQGHGWHGNVVLFRDGVVTATRQLVLPGVEPRGALIVDLTISRAPIRVVAAHLGLLRRSRSRQVEALIAASKPTDGRPIFLMGDLNEWRIGKKSTLHGLAPKFGPLQAAIPSFPSRFPIWALDRIVAYPAETITQVELHDTALSRLASDHLPIKAVVHLPGEDRQAH; encoded by the coding sequence ATGCTAGAGTTCGAAGGGCGCGGCCTGCGCCGGATCCGGGCGCTGCGCCCACCGCAGATGTCGAGCTGGACGCGCGAGGCCGTCGGACAGCAGGCGCTTGCAAGCGCACCACCGGCTGCGGAATTGCGGGTTGCCTCCTACAACATCCACAAGGCCGTGGGGCGTGATCGCCGTTTCGATCCGGACCGGATCATCGAGGTGCTCCGGCAGATCGATGCCGACGTGGTGGCGCTGCAGGAGGCCGACCAACGCTTCGGCGAGCGCTCCGGCCTGCTCGACCTCGCCCGCCTCGAACGCCGCACGGGATTGAAGCCGGTGCCGGTCCAGAGCGCCTGGCAGGGCCATGGCTGGCACGGCAATGTCGTGCTCTTCCGCGATGGGGTGGTTACGGCGACGCGGCAGCTCGTCCTGCCCGGCGTCGAGCCGCGCGGTGCGCTGATCGTCGATTTGACCATCTCCCGCGCGCCGATCCGCGTGGTCGCGGCGCATCTCGGTCTGCTGCGCCGTTCGCGCTCGCGTCAGGTCGAGGCGCTGATCGCCGCCTCCAAGCCGACGGATGGACGGCCGATTTTCCTGATGGGCGATCTGAACGAGTGGCGGATCGGCAAGAAGTCGACGCTGCATGGATTGGCGCCGAAATTCGGGCCGCTGCAGGCCGCGATCCCGAGCTTTCCCTCGCGTTTCCCGATCTGGGCGCTCGACCGCATCGTCGCCTACCCGGCCGAGACCATCACCCAGGTCGAGTTGCACGACACCGCATTGTCGCGGCTGGCCTCCGACCACCTACCGATCAAGGCGGTGGTGCACCTGCCGGGTGAGGACCGCCAGGCGCATTGA
- a CDS encoding carbohydrate ABC transporter permease encodes MTANTEVARSGGRLWQGLTLQQKQVVWAWGFLAVPILFYGLIRFYPTVEAFVISTTNWNLMNSPSFVGLANFRRLMADPVFWQVFRNTFLYLIIGTPLSLVLAFTIAYHLDRVRFMHGFIRALYFLPFLTTATAMAWVWRWFYQPVPIGLINDVISSFGFSQQPFLRSTTQALPAVLAPAIWAGLGFQVVIFLAGLRAIPTTYYEAARIDGVSDFAILRKITLPLLKPTIIFLVVFSSIGFLRIFDQVYNMTSGDPGGPLNATKPLVLMIYQTAFSSFDMGYAAAQTVVLFLVLLCVSLLQLRLLRDR; translated from the coding sequence ATGACCGCCAATACCGAAGTCGCTCGCTCCGGCGGGCGCCTCTGGCAGGGCCTCACCTTGCAGCAGAAGCAGGTGGTCTGGGCCTGGGGCTTCCTTGCCGTGCCGATCCTGTTCTATGGGCTGATCCGCTTCTACCCGACGGTCGAGGCTTTCGTGATCTCGACCACGAACTGGAACCTGATGAACTCGCCGTCCTTCGTCGGGCTGGCGAACTTCAGGCGACTCATGGCCGATCCGGTGTTCTGGCAGGTGTTCCGCAACACCTTCCTCTATCTGATCATCGGCACGCCGCTCAGCCTCGTCCTCGCCTTCACCATCGCCTACCATCTCGACCGCGTCCGCTTCATGCACGGCTTCATCCGGGCGCTGTACTTCCTGCCCTTCCTGACCACGGCGACGGCGATGGCCTGGGTCTGGCGCTGGTTCTACCAGCCGGTGCCGATCGGCCTGATCAACGACGTCATCTCTTCCTTCGGCTTCTCGCAGCAGCCCTTCCTGCGCTCGACGACACAGGCGCTGCCGGCCGTGCTGGCGCCGGCGATCTGGGCCGGGCTCGGCTTCCAGGTGGTGATCTTCCTCGCCGGCCTGCGGGCCATCCCGACGACCTATTACGAGGCGGCGCGGATCGACGGCGTCTCCGACTTTGCCATCCTCAGAAAGATCACCCTGCCCTTGCTCAAGCCGACGATCATCTTCCTCGTCGTCTTCTCCTCGATCGGCTTCCTGCGCATCTTCGACCAGGTCTACAACATGACCAGCGGCGATCCCGGCGGCCCGCTCAACGCGACCAAGCCGCTGGTGCTAATGATCTATCAGACCGCGTTCTCCTCCTTCGACATGGGCTATGCGGCGGCGCAGACGGTCGTGCTCTTCCTCGTGCTGCTC
- a CDS encoding AMP-binding protein, with product MQLDEAAYLAGLHALWDKAWPAGIPRRPQYPLGEIAISEHLREWARRQPDKPACIFYGREISYAELDRLSDRFAALLQGHGVRTGDRVAVFLPNCPQFMIAFFGILKLGCVHVPVNPLFREAELAYELNDTGAEVVVCLDALLPILRKVRDETAVKSVLVTGFADFMPAEPSFPAPAAVLQPREPAGDDEIELMPALEAVTGPAPVVAVDLDAVAALNYTGGTTGMPKGCVHTQADMLYTAATSLSTSFALTPGDVVVNFVPIFWIAGEDTGLLFPIVAGATVVLMARWDVVGFMAAVERYRGSFSYLLVDNTVEVLEHPRRDEFNLSSLRTVRVSSFVKKLNPDFRQRWRELTGGTMIEAAWGMTETHTMDTFSVGMEQDDFDLTSQPVFVGLPQAGTEFKICDFETGALKPLGEEGEICMRSPSLMKGYWNKPEATTDAIRGGFLHTGDIGVIDTEGYLHFLGRRKEMLKVKGMSVFPAEIEALLGQHPAIAGSGVIGREDAERGQVPVAYICLNPAAAVQPDEAALTAWCRERMAGYKVPEIRIVPALPMTATGKVKKDELRKL from the coding sequence ATGCAGCTGGACGAAGCCGCCTATCTGGCGGGATTGCATGCGCTCTGGGACAAGGCCTGGCCGGCGGGTATCCCGCGCCGCCCGCAATATCCGCTCGGCGAGATCGCGATCAGCGAGCATTTGCGCGAATGGGCGAGGCGGCAACCCGACAAGCCGGCCTGCATCTTCTACGGCCGGGAGATCAGCTATGCCGAGCTCGACCGGCTGAGCGACCGCTTCGCCGCATTGCTTCAAGGCCATGGCGTTCGGACCGGCGACCGGGTCGCCGTTTTCCTGCCGAACTGCCCGCAGTTCATGATCGCCTTCTTCGGTATCCTGAAGCTTGGTTGCGTGCATGTGCCGGTCAACCCGCTCTTCCGTGAGGCGGAGCTCGCCTATGAGCTCAACGATACCGGCGCGGAGGTGGTCGTCTGCCTCGACGCGCTGCTGCCGATCCTGCGCAAGGTCCGCGACGAAACGGCCGTGAAGAGCGTCCTCGTCACCGGTTTTGCCGATTTCATGCCGGCTGAGCCGAGTTTTCCCGCCCCGGCGGCGGTGCTGCAGCCGCGCGAGCCGGCGGGCGACGATGAGATCGAGTTGATGCCGGCGCTGGAGGCCGTCACCGGGCCGGCGCCTGTCGTTGCCGTGGACCTCGATGCGGTGGCGGCGCTGAACTATACCGGCGGTACCACTGGCATGCCGAAGGGCTGCGTCCATACGCAAGCCGACATGCTCTACACCGCTGCTACCTCCCTTTCGACGAGCTTCGCGCTGACGCCGGGCGATGTCGTCGTCAACTTCGTGCCGATCTTCTGGATCGCCGGCGAGGATACCGGCCTGCTCTTCCCGATCGTCGCTGGCGCCACCGTCGTGCTGATGGCGCGCTGGGACGTGGTTGGCTTCATGGCCGCCGTCGAGCGCTACCGAGGGAGCTTCTCCTATCTCCTCGTCGACAACACGGTCGAGGTGCTGGAGCATCCGCGCCGGGACGAGTTCAACCTCTCCTCGCTCCGGACCGTGCGCGTCTCGTCCTTCGTCAAGAAGCTGAACCCGGATTTCCGCCAGCGCTGGCGCGAGCTCACCGGCGGCACGATGATCGAAGCCGCCTGGGGCATGACCGAGACGCACACGATGGATACCTTCTCCGTCGGCATGGAGCAGGATGATTTTGACCTGACCTCGCAGCCCGTCTTCGTCGGCCTGCCGCAGGCCGGCACAGAGTTCAAGATCTGCGATTTCGAGACTGGAGCGCTGAAGCCGCTCGGCGAGGAAGGCGAGATCTGCATGCGCTCGCCGTCGCTGATGAAAGGCTACTGGAACAAGCCGGAGGCGACCACTGATGCGATCCGCGGCGGCTTCCTTCACACCGGCGATATCGGCGTGATCGATACCGAGGGCTATCTGCATTTCCTCGGCCGGCGCAAGGAAATGCTAAAGGTCAAGGGCATGAGCGTCTTCCCGGCCGAGATCGAGGCCCTGCTCGGCCAGCATCCGGCAATCGCCGGCTCGGGCGTGATCGGGCGCGAGGATGCCGAGCGCGGCCAGGTGCCGGTCGCCTATATCTGCCTCAACCCGGCCGCAGCCGTGCAGCCGGATGAGGCTGCGCTGACCGCCTGGTGCAGGGAGCGGATGGCTGGCTACAAGGTGCCCGAGATCAGGATCGTGCCGGCTTTGCCGATGACGGCGACCGGCAAGGTCAAGAAGGACGAACTGCGCAAGCTCTGA
- a CDS encoding ABC transporter substrate-binding protein has protein sequence MKRRQFLQGTAAAALFAPTLAREALAQAPSPNVLKMAPQANLTSLDPIWTTATVTNNHGYYVYDTLYGGDLDLKPQPQMAESHEISADGKTWKIKLREGLAFHDGQPVRPADCIESLKRWGQRDPYGQLLLKAVEAWGAPDERTMEIKLTRPFPMMLDCMAKADNPPFIMPERLAKTDATKQVTEMVGSGPYKFVASEYVSGSRVVYEKNEAYKPRSEAPSRNAGGKVAHFKRIEWPILPDPATAAAALTKGEIDWWERPLADLQPLLAKSPDITREVIDKNGRGSIMRLNHLQPPFNNPKVRAAVRLAVNQEDYMRASQGDDTTTWQVCRNLWWRGTPYYTGELEDLMPQSVDKAKAALKESGYNGEKVVIINPTDFPDIGPLGDVTYELLKSIGMNVEMMASDWGTVIQRRNSREPVEKGGWSIFHTTGAAVGWGNPALSNLVRGPGEKGWFGWWTNAKAEELAEEWLYAPDEAAQKKAAVTLGRLALEECGTIPLGQFVIKTAYRKNLTGMLPGSAPYPWGLKRG, from the coding sequence ATGAAGCGTCGTCAGTTCCTGCAGGGCACGGCAGCCGCCGCCCTGTTCGCTCCAACACTGGCCCGCGAAGCCTTGGCGCAAGCGCCGAGCCCGAACGTGCTCAAGATGGCGCCTCAAGCCAATCTCACCTCGCTCGATCCGATCTGGACAACCGCGACCGTCACCAACAATCACGGCTATTACGTCTACGACACCCTATATGGCGGCGATCTCGACCTGAAGCCGCAGCCGCAAATGGCCGAGAGCCACGAGATCTCGGCTGACGGCAAGACCTGGAAGATCAAGCTCCGCGAAGGCCTCGCCTTCCATGACGGCCAGCCAGTCCGCCCGGCCGATTGCATCGAGAGCCTGAAGCGCTGGGGCCAGCGCGATCCTTACGGCCAATTGCTGCTGAAAGCGGTCGAAGCCTGGGGCGCGCCGGATGAGCGCACCATGGAGATCAAGCTGACCCGGCCCTTCCCGATGATGCTCGACTGCATGGCCAAGGCCGACAACCCGCCCTTCATCATGCCGGAGCGCCTGGCCAAGACCGACGCGACCAAGCAGGTGACCGAGATGGTCGGCTCGGGTCCCTACAAGTTCGTCGCCAGCGAATACGTCTCGGGCAGCCGCGTCGTCTACGAGAAGAACGAGGCCTACAAGCCGCGCAGCGAGGCGCCGAGCCGCAATGCCGGCGGCAAGGTCGCGCATTTCAAGCGCATCGAATGGCCGATCCTGCCTGATCCAGCGACCGCCGCCGCCGCGCTGACCAAGGGCGAGATCGACTGGTGGGAGCGCCCGCTCGCCGACCTCCAGCCCCTGCTCGCGAAAAGCCCCGACATCACCCGCGAGGTCATCGACAAGAACGGCCGCGGCTCGATCATGCGGCTGAACCATCTCCAGCCGCCCTTCAACAATCCGAAGGTGCGCGCCGCCGTCCGCCTCGCGGTCAACCAGGAAGACTATATGCGGGCCTCCCAGGGCGACGACACCACGACCTGGCAGGTCTGCCGGAACCTGTGGTGGCGCGGCACGCCCTACTACACCGGCGAGCTCGAGGACCTGATGCCGCAGAGCGTCGACAAGGCCAAGGCGGCGCTGAAGGAGTCCGGCTACAACGGCGAGAAGGTCGTCATCATCAACCCGACCGACTTCCCCGATATCGGCCCGCTCGGCGACGTCACCTACGAGTTGCTGAAGTCTATCGGCATGAATGTCGAGATGATGGCGAGCGACTGGGGCACGGTGATCCAGCGCCGCAACAGCCGCGAGCCGGTCGAGAAGGGTGGCTGGAGCATCTTCCACACCACTGGCGCAGCGGTCGGCTGGGGCAACCCGGCTCTGTCCAACCTTGTGCGCGGCCCCGGCGAGAAGGGCTGGTTCGGCTGGTGGACCAATGCCAAGGCCGAGGAACTGGCCGAGGAGTGGCTCTACGCACCGGACGAGGCGGCGCAGAAAAAGGCGGCGGTGACGCTCGGCCGGCTGGCGCTGGAAGAATGCGGCACCATCCCGCTCGGCCAGTTCGTCATCAAGACAGCCTACCGCAAGAACCTGACCGGCATGCTGCCGGGCTCGGCGCCCTATCCGTGGGGGCTGAAGCGGGGATAA
- a CDS encoding gamma-glutamyltransferase, with amino-acid sequence MTAEPQRTRAYRTQNWSLAKPSARGRNGVVVSQNHEAAAAGAAILEAGGNAADAAVAAAFALAAVEPWNSGLGGIGFGVVLKAGESRAQVVDFGPVAPRRADPADYPLTGEMKLDLFAWPGVVDDRNIHGPLSFCIPSSVAGYAKLKEAFGTSMPVAELLAPAIALAKRGLAQDWYTTLKIASSASVLRLYEESARIYLPDGLPPVPPYQGVPGFRKLGNLGPTLEHLARAGLDDFYRGDLATRLAADIAAAGGVVDAHDLADCRASVREAPVIDWRGTHHIHTAGGLTAAPTLQAVVEGMASSPPPEGGPDSAWFARLSQVMREAYASRLEGLGAAQMAKESAETCTTHLTVVDGEGTIVALTTTLLSSMGSRFVLPETGVLMNNGMMWFDPRPGSANAIAPGARPLCNMCPVVVTPADGGFPRYGAGASGGRRILASVYQVLAFTLDSGMSLDDAAHQPRIDVSGPDGTSADARLPDGTLDVLAVAGPLTVVEHGVLPLNFACPNMVRTGQDGQEGISDAASPWSAAVAAS; translated from the coding sequence ATGACCGCCGAACCGCAACGCACCCGCGCCTATCGCACCCAGAACTGGAGCCTGGCCAAGCCTTCGGCGCGGGGGCGCAATGGCGTCGTCGTCTCGCAGAACCACGAGGCTGCGGCCGCCGGCGCGGCGATCCTGGAAGCCGGCGGGAATGCGGCTGATGCCGCGGTCGCGGCTGCCTTTGCGCTGGCTGCGGTCGAGCCCTGGAATAGCGGGCTCGGCGGCATCGGCTTCGGCGTCGTGCTCAAGGCCGGCGAGAGCAGGGCGCAGGTCGTCGATTTCGGTCCGGTCGCGCCGCGCCGCGCCGATCCGGCCGATTATCCGCTGACCGGCGAGATGAAGCTCGACCTCTTCGCCTGGCCGGGCGTGGTTGACGACCGCAACATTCACGGGCCGCTCTCCTTCTGCATCCCGTCCTCGGTCGCCGGGTACGCGAAGCTGAAAGAGGCGTTCGGGACCAGCATGCCGGTTGCCGAACTACTCGCGCCTGCGATTGCGCTGGCCAAGCGCGGACTGGCGCAGGACTGGTACACGACGCTGAAGATCGCCTCCTCGGCCTCGGTGCTGCGGCTTTACGAGGAGAGCGCCCGCATCTACCTGCCGGATGGCCTGCCGCCGGTGCCGCCCTATCAGGGCGTGCCGGGTTTCAGGAAGCTCGGCAATCTCGGCCCGACGCTCGAGCATCTCGCCCGGGCCGGGCTCGACGATTTCTATCGCGGCGATCTTGCCACGCGATTGGCGGCCGACATTGCCGCTGCCGGCGGCGTGGTCGATGCGCACGATCTGGCGGATTGCCGGGCGAGCGTGCGCGAGGCGCCGGTGATCGACTGGCGCGGCACGCATCATATCCACACGGCCGGCGGGCTGACGGCAGCGCCGACCCTGCAGGCGGTGGTCGAGGGCATGGCTTCAAGCCCGCCGCCGGAGGGTGGACCGGACTCAGCCTGGTTCGCGAGGCTCTCGCAGGTAATGCGCGAGGCCTATGCCAGTCGCCTCGAAGGGCTCGGTGCGGCGCAGATGGCGAAAGAGTCGGCCGAGACCTGCACCACGCATCTCACCGTGGTCGATGGCGAGGGCACGATCGTCGCGCTGACGACGACGCTGCTGTCGTCGATGGGCAGCCGTTTCGTCCTGCCCGAGACCGGCGTGCTGATGAACAACGGCATGATGTGGTTCGACCCACGCCCGGGCAGCGCCAATGCGATCGCGCCCGGCGCGCGCCCGCTCTGCAACATGTGCCCGGTGGTGGTGACGCCGGCCGATGGCGGCTTCCCGCGCTATGGCGCCGGTGCCTCGGGCGGGCGGCGCATCCTCGCCAGCGTCTATCAGGTGCTGGCCTTCACGCTCGACAGCGGCATGAGCCTCGATGATGCCGCGCACCAGCCACGCATTGATGTCTCCGGGCCCGACGGCACCAGCGCCGATGCGCGCCTGCCGGATGGCACGCTCGATGTGCTGGCGGTTGCGGGCCCGCTGACGGTGGTCGAGCACGGCGTGCTGCCGCTCAACTTCGCCTGCCCGAACATGGTACGGACCGGGCAGGACGGACAGGAAGGGATCAGCGATGCCGCCTCGCCTTGGTCGGCGGCTGTGGCGGCATCGTAG
- a CDS encoding ROK family transcriptional regulator, with protein MPHRKPPAAQSVALGANPERARHHNRRVVLETLRQHGRLGRSDIANLTRLTAQAVSNIVAELLEEGFLIELGRRRTARGQPPVEFALNADGGVSAGMEIAADHITTVLVDLTGEIRAERVVPLPDISVEAVQALAAAELKRARATRGLPERLLGCGVVMPGPFDFEGTITVGSTALPGWTGRDVTALMSAALATSVTVENDATAAAVGEHLYGIGRNLRHFCLVYFGLGLGLGLMLGGEPYRGAFGNAGELGHVPVVPQGLPCVCGRQGCLESYVSPSALQETLRQAGITQVDAASIAGLHAGGHPAVLGWIAQAGPLLAPVLAMLENLFDPETIILGGGLPDSVIDALIATAEPLPLSVARRDGRAVPRLQRGTTGQLTAALGAAALPLLDAIAPRLVRNAAMAEAAVPSTAAAS; from the coding sequence ATGCCGCACCGCAAGCCTCCAGCCGCGCAGAGCGTTGCCCTCGGCGCCAATCCCGAACGGGCACGCCACCATAACCGGCGCGTCGTGCTCGAGACGCTACGCCAGCATGGCCGGCTCGGCCGCTCCGACATCGCCAATCTGACGCGGCTGACGGCGCAGGCGGTCTCAAACATCGTCGCCGAATTGCTGGAAGAGGGCTTCCTGATCGAGCTGGGCCGCCGGCGCACGGCGCGCGGCCAGCCGCCGGTCGAGTTCGCGCTGAACGCCGATGGCGGCGTGAGCGCCGGCATGGAGATCGCCGCCGACCACATCACCACCGTGCTGGTCGACCTCACCGGCGAGATCAGGGCAGAGCGCGTCGTGCCTTTGCCGGATATCTCGGTCGAAGCGGTGCAGGCGCTGGCGGCGGCCGAGCTCAAGCGGGCGCGGGCAACAAGAGGCCTGCCGGAGCGCCTGCTCGGCTGCGGCGTGGTCATGCCCGGTCCATTTGATTTCGAAGGGACGATCACCGTCGGCTCGACGGCGCTGCCCGGCTGGACGGGGCGCGATGTGACGGCGCTGATGAGCGCTGCGCTGGCGACATCCGTGACGGTCGAGAACGATGCGACGGCGGCGGCCGTCGGCGAGCATCTCTACGGCATCGGCCGCAACCTCCGGCATTTCTGCCTGGTCTATTTCGGGCTCGGGCTCGGCCTCGGTTTGATGCTCGGTGGCGAACCTTATCGCGGTGCCTTCGGCAATGCCGGCGAACTCGGCCATGTCCCGGTGGTGCCGCAGGGCTTGCCTTGCGTCTGCGGCCGGCAGGGTTGTCTCGAAAGCTATGTCTCGCCCTCGGCGCTGCAGGAAACGCTGCGCCAGGCGGGGATCACGCAAGTCGACGCGGCCAGCATCGCCGGGCTTCATGCTGGAGGACATCCGGCTGTGCTCGGCTGGATCGCTCAGGCCGGGCCGCTGCTCGCGCCGGTGCTCGCCATGCTGGAGAACCTGTTCGACCCGGAGACGATCATCCTGGGAGGTGGGCTGCCGGACAGCGTCATCGATGCCCTGATCGCGACGGCCGAGCCATTGCCGCTATCCGTCGCCAGGCGCGATGGGCGAGCCGTTCCGCGCCTCCAGCGTGGCACGACCGGTCAGCTCACGGCGGCACTCGGCGCTGCGGCGTTGCCCTTGCTCGATGCGATCGCGCCGAGGCTGGTGCGGAATGCTGCCATGGCCGAGGCTGCCGTACCGAGTACCGCTGCTGCGTCATAG